One segment of Paenibacillus rhizovicinus DNA contains the following:
- the uvrB gene encoding excinuclease ABC subunit UvrB, giving the protein MVEQQEQGGRFVLKSDYTPQGDQPEAIRHLVNGVEAGTMHQTLLGATGTGKTYTIANTIEKLNRPTLVIAHNKTLAAQLCSEFKEFFPDNAVSYFVSYYDYYQPEAYIPSSDTFIEKDSSINDEIDKLRHSATSSLFERRDVIIVASVSCIYGLGSPIEYGKLVLSLRVGMEKSRDAILHKLVDIQYQRNDISFTRGTFRVRGDIIEIFPVANNERAMRVELFGDEIERITEIDVLTGEIIGERDHVAIFPASHFVTHEDTMKVAIKNIERELEERLAELRDNGKLLEAQRLEQRTRYDLEMMQEMGFCSGIENYSGPLTFRERGATPYTLMDYFPDDMLIVIDESHVTLPQIRAMYNGDRARKEVLVDHGFRLPSAMDNRPLRFEEFEAKVKQAIYVSATPGPYELEHCPDMIQQIIRPTGLLDPIVEVRKTKGQIDDLLIEIRDRIAKDERVLVTTLTKKMSEDLTDYLKDVGIKVRYLHSDIKTLERLAILRDLRIGTFHVLVGINLLREGLDLPEVSLVAILDADKEGFLRSERSLIQTMGRAARNSEGRVIMYADRHTDSMNTAIGETERRRAIQIAYNEKHGITPQTIRKKVHDVIEATKAAEQKSDYLTGVGVDKMSKKERQSLLQRLEAEMKEAAKSLQFERAAELRDALLELKAELGL; this is encoded by the coding sequence ATGGTTGAACAGCAAGAACAGGGCGGGCGCTTCGTGTTGAAATCGGATTATACGCCGCAAGGCGATCAGCCGGAGGCGATCCGTCATCTCGTGAACGGCGTGGAAGCAGGCACGATGCATCAGACGCTGCTGGGCGCGACCGGGACGGGGAAGACGTACACGATCGCCAATACGATCGAGAAGCTGAACCGCCCGACGCTCGTCATTGCGCATAACAAGACGCTGGCGGCGCAGCTTTGCAGCGAGTTTAAGGAATTTTTCCCGGACAACGCGGTCTCTTATTTCGTCAGCTATTATGATTATTATCAACCTGAAGCCTACATCCCGTCCTCCGATACGTTTATCGAGAAGGATTCCAGCATCAACGACGAGATCGATAAACTCCGTCACTCCGCGACAAGTTCGTTGTTCGAACGGCGGGACGTCATCATCGTCGCAAGCGTGTCCTGCATTTACGGCCTCGGTTCCCCGATCGAATACGGGAAGCTCGTTCTGAGCCTGCGCGTCGGCATGGAGAAGTCGCGGGACGCGATTTTGCACAAGTTGGTCGACATTCAATACCAGCGCAACGATATCAGTTTCACGCGCGGTACGTTTCGCGTCCGCGGTGACATCATCGAGATCTTCCCTGTAGCCAATAACGAGCGCGCGATGCGCGTGGAATTGTTCGGAGACGAGATCGAGCGCATCACCGAAATCGACGTGCTGACCGGCGAAATCATCGGCGAACGCGACCATGTCGCGATTTTCCCGGCCTCTCACTTCGTAACGCATGAAGATACGATGAAGGTCGCCATCAAGAATATCGAACGGGAGCTGGAGGAGCGGCTTGCGGAGCTGCGCGATAACGGGAAGCTGCTGGAAGCGCAGCGGCTGGAGCAGCGGACGCGCTACGACCTGGAGATGATGCAGGAGATGGGCTTCTGCAGCGGAATCGAGAACTACTCCGGACCTTTGACGTTCCGCGAGCGGGGAGCGACGCCGTATACGCTGATGGATTATTTTCCCGACGATATGCTGATCGTCATCGACGAGTCCCACGTGACCCTTCCGCAGATCCGCGCCATGTACAATGGGGACCGCGCGCGGAAGGAAGTGCTCGTGGACCATGGCTTCCGGCTGCCGTCCGCCATGGACAACCGGCCGCTTCGTTTCGAGGAGTTCGAGGCGAAGGTGAAGCAAGCCATTTACGTTTCGGCTACGCCGGGTCCCTACGAATTGGAGCATTGCCCTGACATGATTCAACAGATCATCCGTCCGACAGGACTGCTTGATCCGATCGTCGAAGTGCGCAAGACGAAGGGACAGATCGACGACCTGCTTATCGAGATTCGCGACCGGATCGCCAAGGATGAACGTGTTCTGGTCACGACGCTGACGAAGAAGATGTCGGAAGATCTGACGGACTACTTGAAGGATGTCGGCATTAAAGTGCGTTATTTGCATTCCGATATCAAGACGCTGGAGCGTTTGGCGATCTTGCGCGATTTGCGGATCGGAACATTCCATGTGCTCGTCGGGATTAACCTGCTTCGGGAAGGCTTGGATTTGCCGGAAGTTTCGCTCGTGGCCATTCTTGATGCGGATAAGGAAGGCTTCCTTCGTTCGGAGCGTTCCTTGATTCAAACGATGGGCCGTGCGGCGCGTAACTCCGAGGGCCGGGTTATCATGTATGCGGACCGGCATACGGACTCCATGAACACCGCGATTGGCGAGACGGAACGCCGTCGTGCCATTCAGATTGCTTATAATGAGAAGCATGGCATAACCCCGCAGACGATCCGCAAGAAAGTGCATGACGTTATCGAGGCAACGAAGGCCGCCGAGCAGAAGAGCGATTATTTGACGGGTGTCGGCGTCGACAAGATGTCGAAGAAAGAGCGCCAGTCATTGCTGCAGCGTCTGGAAGCGGAGATGAAGGAAGCGGCCAAGAGCCTGCAGTTCGAACGTGCGGCGGAGCTTCGCGACGCGCTGCTTGAGCTTAAAGCGGAGTTGGGCCTGTAG
- the uvrA gene encoding excinuclease ABC subunit UvrA produces MASDSIVIKGARAHNLKNIDVTIPRDKFVVLTGLSGSGKSSLAFDTIYAEGQRRYVESLSAYARQFLGQMEKPDVDSIDGLSPAISIDQKTTSRNPRSTVGTVTEIYDYLRLLFARVGKPHCPEHGIEISSQTVEQMVDRIMEYPERTRLQIMAPIVSGRKGEHSKLLADVMKQGFVRVRVNGELRELSENIELEKNKKHNIEVVVDRIVVKDDVHSRLADSLETALKLSGGQVLVDVMDKEELLFSSNLACPICGFSIDELAPRMFSFNSPYGACPDCDGLGAKMIVDPDLLVPDLSKSIEEGAFEAWAGSTSNYYPQFLEAVCKHFGIPRNVPVSELTSEQMKKLLNGTGGERVRFKYENDFGHSKEALVPFEGIVNNLERRYRDTGSEGIREHIEQYMSAKPCSGCKGHRLRKESLAVTIGSQNISYVTGLSIGEAERFFNGLDLTEKELLIAHLILREINSRLGFLVNVGLEYLSLNRAAGTLSGGEAQRIRLATQIGSSLMGVLYILDEPSIGLHQRDNDKLIQTLLHMRDLGNTLIVVEHDEDTMLASDYIIDIGPGAGIHGGQVVSMGTPKEVMADENSLTGAYLSGRKFIPVPLKRRETNGKWLEVRGAKENNLRSINAKFPLGVFTAVTGVSGSGKSTLVNEILYKTLARDLNKAKVRPGEHKEIRGLEHVEKVIDIDQSPIGRTPRSNPATYTGVFDDIRDLYASTNEAKVRGYKKGRFSFNVKGGRCESCRGDGIIKIEMHFLPDVYVPCEICKGKRYNRETLDVKYKGKSIADLLEMTIEDSCEFFRNVPRIHRKLQTLLDVGLGYMNLGQPATTLSGGEAQRVKLAAELYRRSTGKMLYILDEPTTGLHVDDIDRLLVVLHRLVDSGESVLVIEHNLDVIKTADYLVDLGPEGGKGGGTIVATGTPEEVVKVEGSYTGRYLKPVLERDRERTIAQQREMESVAAGSEQ; encoded by the coding sequence GTGGCTAGTGATTCGATCGTAATCAAAGGGGCGCGTGCCCATAATCTTAAGAATATCGATGTAACGATTCCTCGCGACAAATTTGTCGTATTGACGGGGCTCAGCGGTTCCGGAAAGTCTTCCCTGGCTTTTGACACCATTTATGCGGAAGGGCAGCGGCGGTACGTTGAATCGTTATCGGCTTACGCGCGTCAATTCCTCGGCCAAATGGAGAAACCGGATGTCGATTCTATCGACGGTCTATCGCCGGCGATCTCCATTGACCAGAAGACGACAAGCCGCAACCCGCGTTCAACCGTCGGTACGGTGACTGAAATATACGATTATTTGCGTTTGCTGTTCGCTCGCGTCGGCAAGCCGCACTGTCCGGAGCACGGGATCGAGATTTCGTCCCAGACGGTAGAGCAGATGGTCGACCGCATCATGGAATATCCGGAACGGACACGGCTGCAGATCATGGCGCCGATCGTTTCGGGCCGCAAGGGCGAGCATTCCAAGCTGCTGGCAGACGTGATGAAGCAAGGTTTCGTGCGCGTGCGGGTGAATGGCGAGCTTCGCGAGCTCAGCGAGAATATCGAGCTCGAGAAGAACAAGAAACATAACATCGAGGTCGTCGTCGACCGGATCGTTGTGAAGGACGATGTTCACAGCCGTTTGGCGGATTCGCTCGAAACCGCACTTAAGCTGTCCGGGGGCCAAGTGCTCGTCGATGTCATGGATAAGGAAGAGCTGCTGTTCAGTTCTAACCTGGCATGTCCGATCTGCGGTTTCAGCATCGACGAGCTGGCTCCGCGTATGTTCTCGTTCAACAGCCCATACGGGGCATGTCCGGATTGCGACGGATTGGGCGCCAAGATGATCGTCGACCCTGATCTGCTCGTACCGGACTTGAGCAAGTCGATCGAAGAAGGTGCTTTCGAGGCATGGGCGGGCAGCACCTCTAACTACTACCCGCAATTCTTGGAGGCGGTATGCAAGCATTTCGGCATCCCGCGGAATGTTCCGGTCAGCGAGCTGACGTCGGAGCAAATGAAGAAGCTGCTGAACGGAACGGGCGGCGAACGCGTCCGTTTCAAATACGAGAATGACTTCGGTCATTCCAAGGAAGCGCTGGTGCCTTTCGAAGGCATCGTGAACAATCTGGAACGCCGTTACAGGGACACGGGTTCTGAAGGCATCCGCGAGCATATCGAACAGTACATGAGCGCGAAGCCGTGTTCCGGCTGCAAAGGTCATCGTCTGCGGAAGGAAAGCTTGGCCGTCACGATTGGCAGCCAGAACATCTCGTACGTGACGGGACTGTCGATCGGCGAGGCGGAGCGGTTCTTCAACGGTCTTGATCTGACGGAGAAAGAATTGCTTATTGCGCATCTAATCTTGAGAGAAATCAACAGCCGTCTCGGCTTCCTTGTGAACGTGGGCTTGGAATACTTGTCGCTGAACCGCGCCGCGGGTACGTTATCGGGCGGGGAAGCGCAGCGCATCCGATTGGCCACGCAGATCGGATCCAGTCTGATGGGCGTTCTCTATATTCTCGACGAGCCGAGCATCGGGCTTCATCAACGGGATAACGACAAGCTTATCCAGACATTGCTCCATATGCGCGATCTCGGAAATACCTTGATCGTCGTAGAGCATGACGAAGATACGATGCTGGCCAGCGATTATATTATCGATATCGGCCCCGGCGCGGGCATTCACGGCGGCCAAGTGGTCTCCATGGGGACGCCGAAGGAAGTCATGGCCGACGAGAATTCCCTGACAGGCGCTTACTTGAGCGGGCGCAAGTTTATTCCGGTTCCGCTGAAGCGCCGCGAGACGAATGGCAAATGGCTTGAGGTACGCGGTGCGAAGGAGAATAACCTGCGCAGCATTAATGCGAAGTTCCCGCTCGGTGTGTTTACCGCAGTGACAGGCGTCTCCGGTTCGGGGAAATCGACGCTGGTCAACGAGATTCTGTATAAGACGCTTGCGCGGGATCTGAATAAAGCTAAAGTTCGCCCCGGCGAGCATAAGGAAATCCGCGGTCTTGAACACGTCGAGAAGGTCATTGATATCGACCAATCGCCGATCGGCCGGACGCCGCGTTCCAACCCGGCGACATACACGGGCGTATTCGACGATATTCGCGATTTGTACGCATCGACGAACGAAGCGAAGGTGCGCGGGTATAAGAAAGGCCGCTTCAGCTTCAACGTGAAGGGCGGCCGCTGCGAGTCATGCCGCGGGGACGGCATCATCAAGATTGAGATGCATTTTCTACCGGATGTCTACGTGCCCTGCGAGATTTGCAAAGGCAAACGTTATAACCGCGAGACGCTCGATGTGAAATACAAAGGGAAGAGCATCGCGGACCTACTGGAAATGACCATCGAGGACTCGTGCGAGTTTTTCCGTAACGTGCCTCGGATCCACCGTAAGTTGCAAACGCTGCTTGATGTTGGTCTTGGCTATATGAATCTGGGACAGCCTGCAACGACGCTTTCCGGCGGCGAAGCGCAGCGCGTCAAGCTGGCCGCTGAACTGTACCGCAGAAGCACGGGCAAGATGCTGTACATTCTGGATGAGCCAACGACGGGGTTGCATGTCGACGATATCGACAGATTGCTCGTTGTCCTTCATCGGCTTGTAGATTCCGGGGAATCGGTGCTCGTCATCGAGCATAACCTGGATGTCATCAAGACGGCCGATTATCTCGTGGATCTCGGTCCTGAGGGAGGCAAAGGCGGCGGAACAATCGTGGCCACCGGTACCCCGGAAGAGGTCGTCAAAGTCGAGGGCTCGTACACGGGTCGTTACTTGAAACCGGTACTGGAGCGCGACCGCGAACGGACGATTGCCCAGCAGCGCGAGATGGAGAGCGTAGCTGCAGGCTCCGAACAATAG